Within Phycisphaerales bacterium, the genomic segment CTGCTGGCGGCGTTGGAGGACGAGGTGAACGTCTACCTCCAGCGCGACCGGTATCAGCGACAGGGCGAGTTCCGCGGCTACCGCAACGGGACCACGCCGCGGCGGCTGACGCTGGGCAGCGGCACGGTGCCGCTGGAGGTCCCGCGGGTGCGCGACATCCCGCCGGGCCAGGAGCCGTTCGAATCGAAGATCGTGCGCAAGTACCAGCGTCGCAGCGACACGATCGAGGAGACGTTCATGCGGCTGTTCATCGAAGGCCTGGCGACGCGGGACTTCGAGCCGGCCTTGCGGCTGCTGGCGGGGAACGACGCGCCGCTGTCGCCCAGCACGATCAGTCGGCTGACACAGCGGTTCCGCGTCGAGTACGCGGCGTTCGACCGGCAGGATCTGAGCGGCCGGAAGTTCGTCTATATCTGGGCGGACGGGATTTACCTGAAGGCCGGGCTGGGTACGGAGAAAGCCTGCCTGATGGTGCTGATCGGGGCGGATACGGAGGGGCAGAAGCACTTGCTCGCGCTGCGGGAGGGGTATCGCGAGAGCGCCGAGAGCTGGGGCGAGTTGCTGAAGGACTGCCGGCAGCGGGGTCTGAACGAGCCGGGCTGCTGGATCGCGGACGGGGCGTTGGGGCTGTGGGCGGCGGTGAACGAGCAGAGTCCGAACTCGGCCCAGCAGCGCTGCACGAATCACAAGACGATGAACGTGCTCGACAAGCTGCCGAAGGCCGAGCAGCCTGAGGCGACCCCGCGACTGCGGGCGATCTGGCAGGCGGAAAGTGAGGTGGCGGCGCGGAAGCTGGCGGCCGGTGTGATCGCGGACTTCCGTCGGGCGGGCTACGACCGGGCGGCGGACTGTCTGGGGACGATCTGGATCGCTGCCTGACGTTCTACGCGTTTCCGGAGCCGCACTGGTCGCACCTGCGGACGACGAACGTGATCGAGTCGCCGTTTGCGGGCGTACGGCTGCGGACGAACGCGGCCAAGCGGTTCAAGAAGACCAAGAGCGGCGTGTACCTGGTGCATCAGGTGCTGATGCGGCTGTCGCAGAACTGGCGGCACTTGAAGGCGGCGCACCTGTGTGCCCAGATACCGCTGCCGGAAGGAAAGAACCGCCGGGTGAAGACGAAGGTGAAGGCGAAGGCGAAGACCCATGCGGCGTGAACGAACGTGACGGATGCCCCAGATTCAATTTACACAGGACTTGACACTACCTCTCGGCGCGTTCTCGGGTGACCGTATCGAGCAGGGTAACGTATGCGAAAACGGCGTTTCCCTTGCGTCTTTTGCGGTATTTCGGGATACCCGGTATGCGTGGCATAACACCCCCCAGTGTAACGTAGCGCGGCCAGTGGCCGCGCTAAAAAGCCAGAAATAAGAGGGTCACAAGTTCGATCGACGCCCGTAAACGATTTGTTTCCAACGGCTTACAAGATTGGGCGATACTGGGCTCGAACCAGTGACCTCGTGCTTGTCGAGCACGCGCTCTAGCCAACTGAGCTAATCGCCCGGGTGCGGATCGATACTCACATATGGGGGAGTTTCGCCGCCTGTGCCGGGGATGTCAAGGCCCACTATAACAAGGCAACCTACGGCCGCTCAGCCCGTTATGACACCTCAGCAATGGAGCTGCGAAGCCGAACGAAATGCCGCGCAAGCCCAGCGGGATGGTACCTGGAAACGACCCTGGCATTGTGCCCGGGGACCGCACAAGCAGGCACGTACACGCACGCTGGGGAGGCCTTGTCGCTCGGCACCAAGTCGCATAACATTCGGTCTCCGGGTACAGCAGGCGTACCCGTTGCCAGCGTGAATCTCGTGGGTTCCGTTTCCAAGGCCCGCTTTGGCGCTACACGATGAACCGCGGCGAGAGTCGCGGTTTTCTTGTTTCCGCCCATGCGGGCAGGCGTGTGCGGATCGGGAGCCCGAGTTGATCCGGCATACGCCTGTGGCAGCCGAAGACTGCGAGGAGAGCACTGTGGCGGAACGTCGCATCTGCATGACGGTTGACGACATGAACCGGCTTGGTCAGTTGCTGCTCATCGCCATGGGCGAACAGCCAGACGATGAGTCCTTGCGGCTGCTGGAACAGGAGTTGGATCAGGCCGAGGCCGTCCGCCGTGAGGACATTCCGCCTACGGTTGTGACGATGAATACCAAGCTGCGCATGACCGACCTCGCGACCGGCACTCAGCGCATCGTTACGCTCGTGTACCCGGAGAAGGTGACGAGTGACGAGCACGTCTCCATTCTCAGTCCACTCGGGACAGTCCTCCTCGGTTACCAGGCGGGTGACGAGATTCGCCGCGAGACCCATGGTGGAACCCTGCATCTGCGTGTCGATGAAATCCTCTACCAGCCCGAGGCCGCCGGCCACTACCGGCTGTGACAATCCCTCCCTACGTACCTGCACCGATCACAACGATGCCCGCTGCCGCCCTGGTAGCCGTCCCCTGCGGCAGTGGAGTGCAGGGTGACTATGATCCGGGCAGTATCAGGCGTGGGTGCCTTGATCGGCGTACGCTCGTTGGTTACCCCGAGAGGTTGAGCAATGTCCGAGCTTGCTTTTGAGAAGTGGAAGGGGCTGACGATTCCCTCGCAGTTGGCGGATGTGCTGCGCGCAGCGCCACGCGTCGTCCTGCCCGAGAGCCGAGCCGAGCTGGTGGCGCTCGCGCTGGG encodes:
- a CDS encoding IS256 family transposase, translated to MATTTGRGSSVKRRDEAGADEAVQVVRDQVEELARLGARQMLLAALEDEVNVYLQRDRYQRQGEFRGYRNGTTPRRLTLGSGTVPLEVPRVRDIPPGQEPFESKIVRKYQRRSDTIEETFMRLFIEGLATRDFEPALRLLAGNDAPLSPSTISRLTQRFRVEYAAFDRQDLSGRKFVYIWADGIYLKAGLGTEKACLMVLIGADTEGQKHLLALREGYRESAESWGELLKDCRQRGLNEPGCWIADGALGLWAAVNEQSPNSAQQRCTNHKTMNVLDKLPKAEQPEATPRLRAIWQAESEVAARKLAAGVIADFRRAGYDRAADCLGTIWIAA
- a CDS encoding transposase, with the translated sequence MSGDDLDRCLTFYAFPEPHWSHLRTTNVIESPFAGVRLRTNAAKRFKKTKSGVYLVHQVLMRLSQNWRHLKAAHLCAQIPLPEGKNRRVKTKVKAKAKTHAA
- a CDS encoding GreA/GreB family elongation factor, which produces MAERRICMTVDDMNRLGQLLLIAMGEQPDDESLRLLEQELDQAEAVRREDIPPTVVTMNTKLRMTDLATGTQRIVTLVYPEKVTSDEHVSILSPLGTVLLGYQAGDEIRRETHGGTLHLRVDEILYQPEAAGHYRL